CCCTAACATGCGCGACCAACCAAGTTTCTCGAGATAACTCATGTGGTCGTGCCCAAAAATCCACTCATCGGCAAACGCATCAAATCCTTCTTGTGTCCGCGTTTTTCCATAAAAATCTTTAAGAAAAGCGCCATCAACATCGTAACGCCCAAACATCCCTGTAGGATGAGCCCCAAACGGGCACTCCAGAATGTGATTTACTTCAAAGGTTGCTATCGTATTCTGATCGGCATTCCGACGCAGGTATTCTTCCGGGACAATTTCTTCGGCCATAACAATCGTAATATCGGCCGCACGTGCCGCTTCCGGGTCAGAGTAATACTGACCATTCACCCGTACCGTCCCCTCTTCGCCAACCTGTTGTACGCAGAGAATCGCAATATCGATTTTGGGAGCCGGCACAAGAACTTGCGACCCGGCACCAAAAAAGGGGTCTTCAACGAATTTATATTTATGTTTTGCAATCCGCTTACCGTCCCGCAATCCAGCCTTGCCAAGCATATCGTATTCAGGGTTATGGATATCGGTTCCCAGCGAGGTCTGCGTCACGCCATACGGCGCTCCTGAAGCGGCGGCGGCCATGCGGAACATCATTTCGGCATGGCTATAGTCCTCAACGATTATCTCTTTCCGCCCAACTCTGCGCGACAGATTCGCACCATACTTTCCATACAACTCATGCCCAACCCAGCAAGACTCCCAAATATCAACACACCCCGCACCAACCAAAAACTCGGTGTGCGGGCCGCCATTCACCTCGATTAAGTGCAAATGCCGTCTGTGCTGACGAATGAGTTCAAAAACAATCGCCATGGGACGACGCCAGATGGTAAACCCGGAAAAAGTTAGACTACTGCCATCCTGAATAATCTCTGCTGCTTGTTGTATGGTAATCCGTTTGCTGTTCATACGTATGCCCCCTTATTACGCAAAATTCTTCAGAATTTCGCGTGCAATAATCAGCCGTTGAATTTCGTTTGTCCCCTCATATATCGTCGTGATTCGAGCATCACGCGCATATCGCTCAACAGGAAAATCTTGCGTATATCCATATCCGCCAAGCATTTGTATCGACTTATAGCACGCCTTATTGGCCGCTTCGGTCGCAAACATTTTTGCCATCGAAGCTTCTTTCGCAAATGAACGGCCAGTTTCTTTGCGGAATGCGGCCTGCATTAACAGCAAACGTGCCGCCTCAAGCTCAGTGTATCCGTCCGCAATCATCCACTGTACGGCTTGGAATCCGGTAATTTTCTGCCCAAATTGGCTACGATCAGCCGCGTACCGCGTTGCGGCATCCATTGCCGCGAGACCAATCCCAAGACCTAATGAACCAATACCGATGCGACCACCGGCTAACTCGGCAACGGCAACCCGGAATCCATCGTTTGGCTTTCCCATAATGGCGCTTTTCGGAATGCGACAATCAGAAAAAATGACTTCATTGGTGGCCGATGCGTGTTGCCCCATTTTCTTTTCTTCTTTGCCAACAATAAGACCTGGTGTCCCTGCTTCGACCAAAAAACAACTGATCCCTTTTCCTTTTGCCGCAGCTTTATCGGTTACCGCCCATACAACAAACACGCCCGCATACGGAGCGCTCGTAATAAATATCTTTGATCCATTCAGCACCCATGAATCGCCATCATCGAACGCGGTTGAAGTCAT
This genomic interval from Chrysiogenes arsenatis DSM 11915 contains the following:
- a CDS encoding acyl-CoA dehydrogenase family protein; translation: MYLELSEEQKLIQSTARDFAKAELEPIAAKLDQSDDRSPMLANLNKLAELGFMGLNVSSEYGGSEAGVISFSVAMTEIARACASTAVTVSVNNMVAEVIQAIGSAEQKQAYIPKICSGEFAAGSFALTETGAGSDPAGMTSTAFDDGDSWVLNGSKIFITSAPYAGVFVVWAVTDKAAAKGKGISCFLVEAGTPGLIVGKEEKKMGQHASATNEVIFSDCRIPKSAIMGKPNDGFRVAVAELAGGRIGIGSLGLGIGLAAMDAATRYAADRSQFGQKITGFQAVQWMIADGYTELEAARLLLMQAAFRKETGRSFAKEASMAKMFATEAANKACYKSIQMLGGYGYTQDFPVERYARDARITTIYEGTNEIQRLIIAREILKNFA
- a CDS encoding CoA transferase subunit A, encoding MNSKRITIQQAAEIIQDGSSLTFSGFTIWRRPMAIVFELIRQHRRHLHLIEVNGGPHTEFLVGAGCVDIWESCWVGHELYGKYGANLSRRVGRKEIIVEDYSHAEMMFRMAAAASGAPYGVTQTSLGTDIHNPEYDMLGKAGLRDGKRIAKHKYKFVEDPFFGAGSQVLVPAPKIDIAILCVQQVGEEGTVRVNGQYYSDPEAARAADITIVMAEEIVPEEYLRRNADQNTIATFEVNHILECPFGAHPTGMFGRYDVDGAFLKDFYGKTRTQEGFDAFADEWIFGHDHMSYLEKLGWSRMLGLKANTALNYSVRPKKGA